One genomic region from Zalophus californianus isolate mZalCal1 chromosome 12, mZalCal1.pri.v2, whole genome shotgun sequence encodes:
- the LOC113910971 gene encoding 28S ribosomal protein S36, mitochondrial-like, producing MGSKMASASRVVQVVKPHTPLIRFPDKRDNPKPNFSEVLRSAGLPSYSSSTSRHSKGSKSPDLLMHQGPPDTAEIIKTLPQKYRRKLVSQEETEFIQRGGPE from the coding sequence ATGGGTAGCAAGATGGCGTCTGCCAGCAGGGTCGTTCAGGTAGTCAAGCCACATACTCCATTAATAAGATTCCCTGACAAAAGAGACAATCCGAAACCTAACTTTTCAGAAGTTTTGAGATCAGCAGGACTACCGTCTTACTCTTCTTCAACTTCACGGCATTCTAAGGGAAGTAAATCCCCAGATTTGTTGATGCATCAGGGTCCACCAGACactgcagaaataataaaaacgtTACCTCAGAAATACAGAAGGAAACTTGTATCTCAAGAAGAAACTGAATTTATCCAACGTGGAGGTCCAGAATAA
- the LOC113911645 gene encoding NADH dehydrogenase [ubiquinone] iron-sulfur protein 4, mitochondrial-like, translating into MAVVSMSEVLRQMLWGKRAVAVAAISISRVPIRSLGTSTWRLAQDQARDMQLITVDEKLDITTLTGIPEEHIKTIEVRIFVPAHSNMLSGVNNTKKWKIEFDTREQWENPLMGWASTADPLSNMVLTFSTKEDAAAFAEKNGWSYDIEERKVPKPKSKSYGANFSWNKRTRVSTK; encoded by the coding sequence ATGGCAGTGGTCTCAATGTCAGAGGTGCTGAGGCAAATGTTGTGGGGGAAAAGAGCAGTGGCTGTAGCTGCCATTTCCATTTCCAGGGTTCCTATCAGGTCGTTAGGCACTTCCACATGGAGGCTGGCACAGGACCAAGCTCGGGACATGCAACTCATAACGGTTGATGAAAAATTGGATATCACTACTTTAACTGGCATTCCAGAAGAGCATATCAAAACTATAGAAGTCAGGATCTTTGTTCCTGCTCACAGTAACATGTTGTCTGGAGtaaataacacaaagaaatggaagatagaGTTTGATACCAGGGAGCAATGGGAAAATCCTTTGATGGGTTGGGCATCAACGGCGGATCCTTTGTCCAACATGGTTCTAACCTTCAGTACTAAAGAAGACGCAGCGGCCTTTGCAGAAAAAAATGGGTGGAGCTATGACATTGAAGAGAGGAAGGTTCCAAAACCCAAGTCCAAGTCTTATGGTGCAAATTTTTCTTGGAACAAAAGAACAAGAGTATCCACAAAATAG